A single genomic interval of Asterias amurensis chromosome 1, ASM3211899v1 harbors:
- the LOC139936645 gene encoding metabotropic glutamate receptor-like, translated as MANINNTFKSKNMCVHSLQTLVMVLLVSRCVCLNRVCVSYSKTGDVILGGLFPIHYVAGPGQCTDKQSRWGTSLSEAMIFAVEQINSRDDILPSITLGYDIRDDCRSEDVALWHALSLVNGLNPAETTGLCLPDAKAKVLGIVGTAHSTTSVVVAKAAAMYNVPVVSYGAAADELGDSQRFPFFLRTIPQNSLQIQTMIDIIDTFGWVYVSLLHGTESEYLHGALRFQEIAPSHGICVAYSAAIRSNAGDEEILEVVSKLDRYPKAKVVVVIGEKFTGKNVMQAAQTAGMVGKYQWIGGFSWGYLMAEEGLGDISDGAIFVRSYSVETDGYQEYVKSKVLTEPHVSPWYQDLAAAWMETNNCTDIEVCPLTLSNSAGPVKDAVDALGFALHELMIEKCPNISHCPIGEITMDTESYLDKLFNVNFTGVDNEQIRFDSSGNAGGKFIITNLREGSGEQRVGLWVSSFESVGERLTLKPDLIRFVNKSWSKPLSICTEECEVGYIIVPLEEKCCYGCAECHPDQIVVLNGTECEQCNRMEWPDNTRSVCRPIIPSPIVWSDSIVIVILTMSGLGVVLSACTITGLLVYNNHPLIKASSRELSSINVASLTLTFSSCLVLLAEPTKVSCILAEMLLALCTTLIYAPTLLKVNRIFRIFTKARKSTQRPKFTGPKHQVIACLVFISVQVMLSILSAILSPSAPVELIFQTDDRRVELYCSYGACFIVSCVYNLLLILACCIYAFKARKVPSNFNESKFIAISVYSTLVLYIAAVPVYVTAAHALQKVATLCFAIILNAYITLVCQYLPKLYAVKYMDQQDDMSTRDWHGTFTLKGTNQVGPSTSGTTAVISTATGK; from the exons ATGGCTAACATCAACAatacttttaaaagcaaaaacatGTGTGTACATTCACTTCAAACTCTTGTTATGGTCTTGCTTGTATCAAGATGTGTGTGTCTTAACCGAGTCTGTGTGTCTTACTCCAAGACGGGGGACGTCATCCTAGGCGGGTTGTTTCCAATCCACTACGTTGCCGGTCCGGGTCAATGTACGGACAAACAATCACGCTGGGGCACCTCCCTCTCCGAGGCAATGATCTTCGCCGTGGAGCAGATCAACAGCCGGGATGACATCCTTCCTAGCATCACGCTTGGGTATGACATCCGTGATGACTGCCGCTCGGAGGATGTTGCCTTGTGGCATGCACTGTCCCTCGTGAACGGCCTCAATCCAGCCGAGACGACGGGTCTCTGTCTCCCCGACGCTAAGGCCAAAGTTCTCGGTATCGTTGGCACGGCGCACTCGACGACCAGCGTTGTGGTAGCGAAGGCGGCGGCTATGTACAATGTTCCCGTGGTATCCTACGGTGCCGCTGCAGATGAGCTGGGCGACAGTCAACGCTTCCCGTTTTTCCTCCGGACCATTCCACAAAATAGCCTCCAG ATTCAGACCATGATTGATATCATCGATACCTTTGGATGGGTTTATGTCTCCTTATTACATGGGACCGAATCGGAATACCTTCATGGGGCGCTAAGGTTCCAGGAGATAGCACCGTCTCACGGTATCTGCGTAGCTTACTCCGCTGCCATCAGATCTAATGCAGGAGACGAAGAAATCCTCGAAGTGGTCTCAAAACTCGACCGGTATCCAAAGGCGAAAGTAGTTGTCGTCATCGGTGAGAAGTTCACCGGTAAGAATGTTATGCAGGCCGCTCAGACCGCTGGAATGGTTGGAAAGTACCAGTGGATAGGTGGGTTCTCATGGGGTTACTTGATGGCAGAGGAGGGTCTTGGAGATATATCAGACGGTGCTATCTTCGTAAGGAGTTACAGTGTGGAAACTGACGGCTATCAAGAGTATGTGAAATCGAAGGTGCTCACGGAGCCTCATGTTTCACCATGGTATCAGGATTTAGCGGCGGCATGGATGGAAACTAACAACTGCACGGATATTGAGGTATGTCCGCTCACTCTGTCAAACTCAGCAGGCCCCGTCAAAGATGCTGTCGATGCTCTGGGTTTTGCCCTCCACGAATTGATGATAGAAAAATGCCCGAATATAAGCCACTGCCCGATTGGGGAGATCACAATGGACACCGAAAGTTACTTGGACAAGCTATTCAATGTGAACTTCACGGGAGTTGACAATGAGCAGATTCGATTTGATAGTTCGGGTAACGCCGGAGGAAAGTTCATCATCACGAACCTCCGAGAAGGCAGCGGGGAGCAGAGGGTCGGGTTATGGGTCTCTTCCTTCGAGTCAGTGGGCGAGCGGCTCACCCTCAAGCCAGACCTGATCCGGTTTGTCAATAAGAGCTGGAGTAAGCCGTTGTCTATATGCACTGAGGAATGTGAGGTTGGGTATATCATTGTGCCATTGGAAGAGAAATGCTGTTACGGTTGTGCCGAATGTCATCCTGATCAAATCGTG GTGTTAAACGGCACCGAATGTGAACAATGTAACAGGATGGAATGGCCGGACAACACACGTTCCGTTTGTCGACCCATCATCCCTTCCCCTATCGTTTGGAGTGACTCTATTGTCATAGTCATTCTCACCATGTCTGGCCTGGGTGTTGTTCTCTCAGCATGCACCATCACTGGCCTCCTAGTGTACAACAATCACCCGCTGATTAAAGCGAGTAGTCGAGAGCTGTCCAGCATCAATGTGGCCAGTTTGACCTTAACGTTTTCTTCGTGTCTGGTGCTGCTTGCTGAGCCCACGAAAGTCTCCTGTATCTTGGCCGAGATGTTGCTTGCCTTGTGTACTACGCTCATCTATGCTCCTACTCTGTTGAAg GTGAACCGCATTTTTCGAATCTTTACAAAGGCCCGCAAATCCACCCAAAGGCCGAAGTTCACTGGTCCCAAACATCAAGTCATTGCCTGTCTTGTTTTCATATCTGTTCAG GTTATGTTGTCCATATTGTCGGCCATCTTGTCACCGTCCGCCCCAGTGGAGTTGATATTCCAAACGGACGACCGTCGCGTTGAACTGTACTGCTCCTACGGTGCTTGTTTCATCGTGTCTTGCGTCTACAACCTCCTCCTCATATTAGCATGCTGTATCTACGCCTTCAAAGCTCGTAAAGTTCCCAGTAACTTCAACGAATCCAAGTTCATCGCCATCAGCGTGTACTCCACGCTGGTATTATACATTGCCGCCGTGCCTGTCTACGTCACTGCCGCGCATGCGCTGCAGAAGGTTGCCACTCTATGCTTTGCGATCATACTGAATGCGTACATAACGCTGGTGTGCCAATACCTGCCTAAGCTTTATGCAGTAAAGTATATGGACCAGCAGGACGACATGAGTACCAGAGACTGGCATGGTACCTTTACACTCAAAGGGACCAACCAAGTCGGCCCGTCAACGTCAGGAACAACTGCCGTTATTTCGACTGCCACAGGAAAATGA